From the genome of Sphingobacterium kitahiroshimense, one region includes:
- a CDS encoding glycosyltransferase family 39 protein, protein MEKKQYEKNIILICFILVKFLIQYSLISPEYELQRDEFLHIDQANHLALGYFSVPPVTSWISYIIKLLGNTVFWIKFFPTLFGALTILLVWKTIEELKGNLFALILGASCVTFSVLFRLNTLFQPNSLDVLCWTSLSYFIIKYLNSNQTKWIYLIAFTFAIGFLNKYNIIFLILGIIPSLLLTAERKIFRNKNLYFGIGLAFIIISPNIIWQFNNHFPVVHHLHELSETQLVNVDRWSFIRSQFLFFPGTLIVVFFGLFALLKQQKFKKYRLFFWAFFIIISIFLFLKAKDYYAIGVYPIYFAFGSVYISTLLENEIGKILKPIFILLVVVCFIPIYRVAFPNKSPEYIVNHPDKYRKFGMLTWEDGKEHQLPQDFADMLGWKELAKKVDSVYMTIPNPKNTLILCDNYGQAGAINYYSKKGIRAVTFNADYINWFDFETKYYHLIRIKNAWEKENEWTETSPYFENACIADSITNKYAREYGTTIFSFMNAKIDINERIKKEVEEVKNFH, encoded by the coding sequence ATGGAAAAGAAACAATATGAAAAAAATATTATCCTAATATGCTTTATTTTGGTCAAATTTCTTATTCAATATTCACTTATTAGCCCAGAATATGAATTGCAAAGAGATGAATTTTTGCATATAGATCAGGCAAACCATTTGGCTCTTGGATATTTTTCTGTTCCACCAGTTACGTCCTGGATTTCGTATATAATTAAATTACTTGGAAATACTGTTTTTTGGATTAAATTCTTCCCTACACTTTTCGGGGCGTTGACAATTCTCTTGGTCTGGAAAACAATTGAAGAATTAAAAGGGAATCTTTTTGCGCTTATCTTAGGGGCAAGCTGTGTGACATTTTCAGTACTATTCAGATTAAATACCTTATTTCAACCAAACTCACTAGATGTCCTGTGTTGGACTTCACTGTCTTATTTCATTATAAAATATTTAAACAGTAATCAGACTAAATGGATATATCTCATTGCATTTACATTTGCGATTGGATTTTTAAATAAATACAATATCATTTTCCTTATTTTAGGAATTATTCCCTCTTTACTATTAACAGCTGAAAGGAAAATCTTTCGCAATAAAAACCTTTATTTTGGAATTGGATTAGCTTTCATTATAATTTCTCCAAATATAATTTGGCAATTCAATAATCATTTCCCTGTTGTCCATCATCTTCATGAACTTTCAGAGACACAGCTTGTAAATGTGGATCGTTGGAGTTTCATCCGCTCTCAGTTTCTATTTTTCCCAGGAACTTTGATCGTTGTTTTTTTTGGACTTTTTGCGTTGCTAAAGCAGCAGAAATTCAAAAAATATCGGCTATTCTTTTGGGCATTCTTCATAATAATCTCAATTTTTTTGTTTTTAAAAGCTAAAGATTATTATGCGATTGGAGTTTACCCAATTTATTTTGCTTTCGGTTCAGTATATATTTCAACTTTATTAGAAAATGAAATTGGTAAAATCTTAAAACCAATATTTATCCTTTTGGTGGTTGTATGTTTCATTCCGATTTACCGTGTTGCATTTCCTAATAAAAGTCCGGAGTACATTGTCAATCATCCCGATAAATACAGAAAATTTGGAATGTTAACTTGGGAAGATGGAAAAGAGCATCAATTACCACAAGATTTCGCAGATATGTTAGGTTGGAAAGAACTTGCCAAAAAAGTGGATAGTGTTTACATGACTATTCCAAACCCAAAAAATACGTTGATATTATGTGATAATTACGGGCAAGCCGGAGCTATCAATTATTATTCAAAGAAGGGAATCCGTGCTGTAACATTCAATGCAGATTACATCAACTGGTTTGATTTTGAAACAAAATACTATCATTTAATCCGTATCAAAAATGCTTGGGAGAAAGAAAATGAATGGACAGAAACTTCTCCATATTTTGAAAATGCTTGTATTGCAGATTCGATCACGAACAAATATGCTAGAGAATATGGAACAACAATTTTTTCTTTCATGAATGCCAAAATTGATATTAATGAAAGAATAAAAAAAGAGGTAGAGGAAGTTAAAAACTTCCATTAA